In a genomic window of Vibrio marisflavi CECT 7928:
- a CDS encoding Hcp family type VI secretion system effector: MPTPCYISIQGKTQGNITAGAFTADSVGNIYTEGHEDEMLVQQVDHIVTVPTDPQSGQPAGQRVHKPFKFVVALNKSVPLMYNALASGESLPTVELKWYRTSVEGKQESFFTTKLTDATIVNIDLQMPHCQDPNSSDFTQLVEVSMGYRKIDWSHTISGTSGADDWRTPVEA, translated from the coding sequence ATGCCAACTCCTTGTTACATCTCTATCCAAGGCAAAACTCAAGGCAACATCACTGCAGGTGCATTCACGGCTGACTCAGTAGGCAATATCTATACCGAAGGTCACGAAGACGAAATGTTGGTTCAACAAGTTGACCACATCGTCACTGTTCCAACGGATCCACAATCTGGTCAACCTGCTGGCCAACGTGTTCACAAGCCATTCAAATTTGTGGTTGCTCTGAACAAATCTGTGCCACTGATGTACAACGCACTGGCGTCTGGTGAATCACTACCAACGGTTGAACTAAAATGGTACCGCACGTCGGTTGAAGGCAAGCAAGAGTCGTTCTTCACAACGAAACTGACTGACGCAACTATCGTGAACATCGATCTACAAATGCCTCACTGCCAAGATCCAAACAGCTCAGACTTCACTCAACTTGTTGAAGTATCAATGGGCTACCGCAAAATCGATTGGAGCCACACCATCTCTGGCACATCGGGTGCAGACGACTGGCGCACTCCTGTTGAGGCGTAA
- a CDS encoding putative quinol monooxygenase: MGDLYEEWSDKASLENHHQQEHTQQVASKFESWLSEETQVSIMNKLEA, encoded by the coding sequence ATGGGCGATTTATATGAAGAGTGGTCAGATAAAGCCAGCTTAGAAAACCATCACCAACAGGAGCATACTCAGCAAGTGGCTAGCAAGTTTGAGAGTTGGCTGAGTGAAGAAACGCAAGTATCAATAATGAATAAATTGGAAGCCTGA
- a CDS encoding FUSC family protein: MTFYPSIKISRKVWYLPSLNLGLRATSAIILFLALGILFNHVSITIVALTTLPSALISGLDSAGPRRWSRFAVTSATWTITLVITYALLTSGVPLWLTYGTLAFVLASSAVNGPFWGRLGMSSILIAIMCLSLYHSHAPIHLYPLLVLGPLIFALFSWMWFEVWKHYALRVSLSAIFETLVKYVMQQQAFLLGELNDKSRLQTKHRLIELFQQALQSESFLGKRKDAQSLKQALFLALDIFELLLCSHTSNPALLTQIQNAPLKQALLQSWSQQCQQILSNKSTYLLFNQQYEKTELGGLEQRAKDLIESVRLKDQPRFQYWENAMMRLSQRIDRNEPVYERPLDVQPFELSLRWPTKNSPVWGSSARIGVMFAVGVGISHYFALIKPTWVLISMLMVIQPSFLATRSKIWQRCLGTAFGVLIASVLLQLGLPASVILALVAILLPLAMLNLMHNYSVAIGCITLLVILVSPLLAHQGINYSEPRLIDNLIGAAIVMLGHIMLWPRWRGKEIHSHALAALGASKDLFLYCNQQFQIAPEHRDTLSLLKRRAAMLSAEHALELIYSEMQQEPLHTRADPQFYEDMLSDYRLLNHYICLLLPLVRTDVYSTISEQTDEFIGNTLDALINSIRDSRLHELPMLSTNLKGSYQPSNTDLRARAIEEIQWLALMTVKQMHDSVRKRISTT; encoded by the coding sequence ATGACATTTTATCCATCTATAAAAATAAGCCGTAAAGTTTGGTATCTCCCTTCTCTCAACTTAGGTTTGAGAGCAACTAGCGCCATCATTTTATTTCTCGCTTTAGGCATCTTATTCAACCACGTCAGCATTACGATAGTAGCGCTAACCACGTTACCTTCCGCACTCATTAGCGGTTTAGACTCTGCAGGACCTAGGCGTTGGAGTCGATTTGCCGTCACTTCAGCGACGTGGACTATCACTCTTGTTATCACATATGCACTGCTCACTAGCGGTGTGCCGCTATGGCTTACCTACGGCACACTAGCGTTTGTTTTAGCTAGCTCTGCTGTAAACGGCCCTTTTTGGGGGAGGCTAGGTATGTCGAGCATTCTTATCGCTATTATGTGTCTGTCTCTTTACCACTCTCATGCCCCAATTCACTTGTACCCTTTACTAGTTTTAGGCCCACTCATTTTTGCACTCTTTAGCTGGATGTGGTTTGAAGTATGGAAGCACTACGCTTTACGTGTCTCTCTGTCTGCCATATTCGAAACATTAGTCAAATATGTTATGCAGCAACAGGCCTTCTTACTTGGAGAGCTAAACGACAAATCTAGGCTTCAAACGAAACACAGGTTGATTGAGCTCTTTCAGCAGGCGCTACAGTCAGAGTCATTTTTAGGCAAACGAAAAGACGCTCAATCATTGAAGCAAGCACTATTCTTGGCTCTAGATATCTTTGAGCTTCTCTTGTGCAGCCACACTAGTAATCCTGCCCTGCTAACGCAAATCCAGAACGCCCCTCTTAAACAAGCTCTACTGCAAAGCTGGAGCCAACAGTGCCAACAAATATTGAGCAACAAGTCTACGTATCTATTATTCAACCAACAATATGAAAAGACCGAATTAGGCGGGCTTGAACAAAGAGCAAAAGATTTGATCGAATCTGTGAGGCTCAAAGATCAGCCAAGGTTTCAATATTGGGAAAATGCGATGATGCGCCTATCTCAACGAATTGACCGTAACGAACCTGTCTACGAACGTCCACTCGATGTACAGCCCTTTGAGCTTTCATTACGCTGGCCGACAAAAAACAGTCCTGTATGGGGAAGCTCTGCCCGAATTGGAGTGATGTTTGCAGTTGGCGTGGGCATATCCCACTACTTCGCTCTCATAAAGCCGACTTGGGTACTCATTTCTATGTTGATGGTCATTCAACCAAGCTTTTTGGCTACTAGGAGTAAGATATGGCAAAGGTGTCTAGGAACAGCCTTTGGCGTACTGATCGCATCTGTTTTGCTCCAATTAGGTCTACCAGCATCCGTCATATTAGCGCTGGTTGCGATTCTTCTTCCTTTGGCCATGCTCAACCTTATGCACAATTATTCGGTTGCCATTGGCTGCATTACATTATTAGTCATACTAGTGTCCCCCTTATTGGCGCATCAGGGGATTAACTATTCCGAGCCTCGTTTAATTGACAACCTTATTGGTGCAGCAATCGTGATGCTCGGCCATATCATGCTCTGGCCGAGATGGAGAGGAAAAGAGATTCATTCACACGCATTGGCCGCACTTGGAGCTTCTAAAGATCTGTTTTTGTACTGTAATCAGCAATTTCAAATTGCTCCAGAGCATAGAGATACACTCTCTTTACTTAAGAGGCGTGCGGCAATGCTATCGGCAGAACATGCCCTTGAACTAATTTATAGCGAAATGCAACAAGAGCCGCTACACACACGAGCCGACCCTCAATTTTATGAAGACATGCTAAGCGACTACCGTCTCTTGAATCACTATATTTGCCTTCTATTGCCACTTGTTAGGACTGATGTTTATTCCACAATCTCAGAACAAACTGACGAGTTCATTGGCAATACACTGGATGCCTTAATCAATTCAATTCGTGATAGTCGACTTCATGAACTACCAATGCTTAGCACCAACCTGAAAGGTTCATACCAACCTTCTAACACTGATCTTCGAGCTCGTGCTATTGAAGAAATTCAATGGCTCGCACTTATGACGGTAAAACAAATGCATGATTCAGTCAGGAAAAGAATAAGTACAACTTAA
- a CDS encoding VOC family protein: MRSILLTPNLLTLYVENIEVSTIFYQKLLDKPPVATFPNYVSFEFENGLYLSLWSRNAKDFVSDGTGHRFELSFMVEDSKSVISIYERWREDSVHIEQHPKEAIFGMTFVATDPDGHRIRVCIPDS; encoded by the coding sequence GTGAGGTCGATTTTGCTAACACCGAATCTATTGACACTATATGTTGAAAACATTGAAGTAAGCACTATTTTCTATCAAAAGTTACTTGATAAGCCACCTGTAGCAACCTTCCCTAACTATGTTTCTTTTGAATTTGAAAATGGGCTTTATCTTAGCCTTTGGTCAAGAAACGCAAAGGATTTTGTCTCAGATGGGACAGGACACCGTTTTGAGCTTTCTTTTATGGTTGAAGATAGTAAATCTGTCATTTCAATATACGAGCGATGGCGAGAGGATTCCGTTCATATAGAGCAACATCCGAAAGAAGCGATATTTGGAATGACGTTTGTCGCAACGGATCCAGATGGTCACCGTATTCGTGTCTGCATTCCAGATTCATAA
- a CDS encoding ASCH domain-containing protein, translated as MNEVQKKFLDKYLNSLTIEQRQKHTHFCADYFCADEINANLCANLVLAGKKTATCSMKYWYEKEPEAMPQVGSLTVVTDWNGNPTSIIEITEVTESKFSDVTAEFAASEGEGDRSLEWWRKSHWDFFAQECMELNIEPSEDMMLVLERFHVVYRTQM; from the coding sequence ATGAACGAAGTACAGAAGAAATTCCTCGACAAATATTTAAACAGCTTAACCATAGAGCAGAGGCAAAAACATACTCACTTTTGCGCTGACTATTTTTGTGCAGACGAAATAAACGCGAACCTTTGTGCCAATTTAGTATTAGCTGGCAAGAAAACCGCGACTTGCAGTATGAAATACTGGTACGAAAAGGAGCCTGAAGCAATGCCACAAGTTGGAAGCCTAACTGTGGTAACAGACTGGAATGGAAATCCGACGTCCATAATAGAAATAACTGAAGTCACGGAGTCCAAGTTTTCAGACGTTACCGCTGAGTTTGCAGCTTCTGAAGGCGAAGGTGATCGCTCATTGGAGTGGTGGCGGAAATCTCATTGGGATTTCTTTGCACAAGAGTGTATGGAGCTTAACATTGAGCCTAGTGAAGACATGATGCTCGTTTTAGAACGATTCCACGTAGTTTACAGAACACAAATGTAG
- a CDS encoding type VI secretion system Vgr family protein, which translates to MATQLQMTFTVEGLDASTFVVTEFQGSDTLSQPFTFAIDLASSNASISPENVVDHNATLSLYQDGEAAQQWQGIVSRFSQGDTGHQHTFYQVEMVPPLMRLSLRHNSRIFQSQTVPDIISILIQEMNIQDFAFALAREYPKREYCVQYRETDLAFIQRIAAEEGILYYFSHDNNKNTVVFADDTKPLASLPEPVPYNGTGAGISAVPFIRQFKRHSAVRPASVQLKDRYFKKPAYSFLQTQQAPNLTYQHDNYEHYDYPGRYKDDESGKPFAQVRLESLRRDAQTAQGKSNVAALLTGEKFTLQEHNDDNCNRDWLVIELQHHGKQPQALEAAGSHGATTYHNEFTVIAGNLPWRAPMDVKPRVDGPQIATIVGPKDEEIYCDEYGRVKVQFPWDRYSNSDDKASCWVRVAQGWAGSQYGMLAVPRIGHEVIVSFLEGDPDQPIITGRTFNALNPTPYKLPDYKTRTVLRTETHQGEGYNELHFEDQKDKQQIYVHAQKDMNLQVNNDRTDEVDHDWHQTVANERFSHVKVNDHLTVDGESRQHTKGNHTLITDATLNMKQAQSLLVDTGQEVHVKSGGKLVLDAGSALTLKAGENFIKINASGVTIVGKSIDLNSGGKAGKGSDYAGVEPLLPGGLEPPKALDKSTPFVSDPTETLKVAAKLNSAAVGICLKREGQTGCELCKGDGSCQ; encoded by the coding sequence ATGGCAACCCAGTTACAGATGACCTTCACCGTAGAAGGACTCGATGCATCGACCTTTGTGGTCACCGAGTTTCAGGGCTCCGATACGCTGTCGCAACCTTTTACCTTTGCGATAGATCTCGCGAGCTCGAATGCTTCTATCAGTCCCGAGAACGTCGTTGACCATAACGCCACCTTAAGCCTCTATCAGGACGGCGAAGCCGCCCAACAGTGGCAAGGCATTGTCAGCCGTTTCTCCCAAGGGGACACTGGACACCAGCACACCTTCTATCAAGTAGAAATGGTGCCGCCATTGATGCGCTTGTCTCTGCGTCACAACAGCCGAATTTTTCAATCGCAAACCGTCCCTGACATCATCTCCATCTTGATTCAAGAGATGAACATTCAGGACTTTGCCTTTGCCCTCGCCCGCGAATACCCAAAACGAGAGTATTGCGTGCAATACCGCGAAACGGATTTAGCATTCATTCAGCGTATCGCCGCTGAAGAAGGCATCTTGTACTACTTCAGCCACGACAATAATAAAAACACCGTCGTGTTCGCTGACGACACTAAGCCGTTGGCATCATTGCCCGAACCTGTGCCCTATAATGGGACGGGCGCTGGCATCAGCGCGGTACCATTTATTCGTCAATTTAAACGCCATAGCGCCGTTCGCCCTGCCTCTGTGCAACTCAAAGACCGCTATTTTAAGAAACCGGCGTACAGCTTTTTGCAAACGCAACAAGCGCCGAACTTGACCTACCAGCACGATAATTATGAGCACTACGATTATCCGGGCCGCTATAAAGACGACGAAAGCGGCAAGCCCTTTGCGCAAGTTCGCCTTGAATCTTTGCGCCGCGATGCGCAAACCGCACAAGGAAAAAGCAACGTTGCCGCACTGCTCACGGGTGAAAAGTTTACCCTGCAAGAGCACAACGATGATAACTGCAACCGCGATTGGCTGGTGATTGAACTGCAGCATCATGGCAAACAGCCACAAGCATTAGAAGCTGCAGGAAGTCATGGCGCAACGACTTACCACAACGAGTTCACCGTTATTGCGGGCAACTTACCTTGGCGCGCGCCGATGGACGTAAAACCTCGTGTTGATGGCCCACAGATTGCCACCATCGTTGGCCCCAAAGATGAAGAAATCTACTGCGATGAATATGGCCGAGTAAAAGTGCAATTCCCTTGGGATCGCTACAGCAACAGCGATGACAAAGCCAGCTGCTGGGTACGCGTGGCACAAGGTTGGGCAGGCAGCCAATACGGCATGTTAGCAGTGCCGCGCATTGGTCACGAAGTGATCGTCAGCTTTTTAGAAGGCGACCCAGACCAACCGATCATCACAGGCCGCACATTTAATGCGCTCAACCCAACGCCATACAAACTGCCCGATTACAAAACTCGCACCGTGCTGCGCACTGAAACTCACCAAGGTGAAGGCTACAACGAGCTGCATTTTGAAGATCAAAAAGACAAGCAGCAAATTTACGTTCATGCGCAAAAAGACATGAACTTGCAGGTCAATAACGACCGCACCGATGAAGTCGACCACGATTGGCATCAAACTGTCGCCAATGAGCGCTTTAGCCACGTGAAAGTCAACGACCATCTGACTGTCGATGGCGAATCTCGTCAGCACACCAAAGGCAACCACACGTTGATCACCGATGCCACGCTAAACATGAAGCAAGCGCAAAGCCTACTCGTCGATACCGGCCAAGAAGTGCACGTGAAGTCTGGTGGCAAACTGGTGCTGGACGCAGGCTCTGCCCTCACCCTCAAAGCGGGTGAAAACTTCATCAAGATCAACGCATCCGGCGTCACAATCGTGGGTAAATCCATCGACTTAAACTCCGGCGGAAAAGCAGGCAAAGGCAGCGATTACGCAGGTGTCGAGCCACTACTTCCGGGTGGATTAGAGCCGCCGAAGGCATTGGATAAAAGCACTCCTTTCGTCAGTGACCCAACAGAAACGCTTAAAGTCGCAGCCAAACTCAATTCAGCCGCAGTAGGTATCTGCCTAAAACGTGAAGGTCAAACTGGATGCGAATTGTGTAAAGGAGATGGCTCATGTCAATAA
- a CDS encoding DUF4123 domain-containing protein, producing the protein MSITSNANHYWLLIDTPESQTAVDYPDDHSFEHFWWYKDTPLEGSLSASPLWFQVSEAQLDEALEQFPKAIVFQTQADNVAFIEHIKSVTLMLSPTHKPYVVRFYAPTYLEHWLSELPQEHQALLLGPISLIQWRDGDIEHELTNNSPSVSHQERKTPWFQLSEAEWDLLKVAYKKQS; encoded by the coding sequence ATGTCAATAACATCAAACGCAAACCATTATTGGTTATTGATTGACACACCAGAAAGTCAAACAGCCGTCGATTACCCTGATGACCACTCGTTTGAACACTTTTGGTGGTATAAAGATACCCCACTTGAGGGCTCTTTGAGCGCCTCTCCACTTTGGTTTCAAGTTTCAGAGGCACAGCTCGACGAAGCCTTAGAACAATTTCCTAAAGCGATTGTATTCCAAACTCAAGCCGATAACGTGGCGTTTATTGAACATATCAAGAGTGTCACTTTGATGCTGAGCCCAACCCATAAGCCCTACGTAGTGCGTTTCTACGCCCCTACCTATTTAGAGCATTGGCTTAGTGAACTACCTCAAGAGCATCAAGCATTATTGCTTGGGCCAATTAGTCTTATTCAATGGCGTGATGGCGATATCGAACATGAGCTTACCAACAATAGCCCATCCGTGTCACACCAAGAAAGAAAGACACCGTGGTTCCAGCTGAGTGAAGCTGAATGGGACTTATTGAAAGTAGCGTATAAGAAACAAAGTTAA
- a CDS encoding SDR family oxidoreductase: protein MFDSSKVLVAGSTGYLGRHILKKMLDKKMSFCALARNDKKLRSLGLSESQIIQAQVTNREELSEVCDGIDVVISSLGITRQKDGFSYEGVDYQGNLNLLEEAKRAGVKKFIYISAFNAQNYPDVRLLKAKERFAVQLLNTRELSPCVIRPNGFFSDIAEIFKMAKAGRVYTFGTGKIQINPIHGEDLAEFCLDSISSNETERSIGGPKVYSLDDIANIAFQSLNKPAKITHIPDNLRVLSLGIAKRLPEKWGGPAEFFLTMLGGDAIAPSYGKCCLEQYFDELAKS from the coding sequence ATGTTTGATTCTTCAAAAGTTTTAGTTGCAGGCTCGACGGGTTACTTAGGTCGCCACATTCTGAAGAAGATGCTGGACAAAAAGATGAGTTTTTGTGCTCTAGCTAGGAATGATAAAAAGCTTCGTTCTTTGGGCTTGTCAGAGTCGCAAATAATACAAGCGCAGGTTACGAATCGAGAGGAGCTGTCCGAAGTTTGTGATGGCATTGATGTCGTGATTTCAAGTTTAGGCATCACTAGACAAAAAGATGGCTTTAGTTATGAAGGCGTTGATTATCAAGGCAATCTAAACTTGCTAGAAGAAGCCAAACGCGCTGGTGTAAAGAAGTTTATCTACATTTCTGCGTTTAATGCTCAAAACTACCCTGATGTACGTCTTTTAAAAGCGAAAGAGCGCTTCGCAGTTCAATTATTAAATACTCGTGAACTTTCTCCATGTGTCATTCGGCCGAATGGTTTTTTTTCTGATATCGCTGAGATTTTTAAAATGGCAAAGGCGGGGCGGGTATACACTTTTGGGACTGGAAAAATCCAGATAAACCCAATACACGGAGAAGACTTAGCTGAGTTTTGCTTGGATTCAATATCAAGTAATGAAACAGAACGGTCTATTGGCGGCCCTAAAGTTTATTCGTTAGATGATATCGCCAATATAGCGTTTCAATCGCTTAATAAGCCGGCAAAAATTACCCATATCCCAGACAACTTACGCGTCCTGTCTTTAGGAATCGCGAAACGCTTACCAGAAAAGTGGGGAGGACCTGCTGAGTTTTTCTTAACCATGCTGGGCGGAGATGCTATAGCACCGAGCTATGGAAAATGCTGTCTAGAGCAGTACTTCGATGAGCTAGCCAAAAGTTAA